ATAAGCGGCATGAGCACCACCAGCAAGCTACAGCAGCTGGTGAAGGCGGCCCACATCCATAAGGACGACATCATGCTGCTATCGGCGCTCGACGAGGTGGCGTGGCTCTTCAACATCCGCGGGGCCGACATCGACTACAACCCACTTGTGCTGGCCTACGCCGCGGTTTACTACGACAAGGCGGTGCTGTTTGTCGACGTGGAGAAGCTGAGCGAGGACGATCAGAAGGTGCTTACCGGCAGCGGCGTGCACATCAGGCCCTACGAGGAGTTCGAGGCGTTTGTCGAAAGAATTGACATCACCAGAAACGTTATCATCAACCCAAGGAAAACCAACATACTGGTAAGGCAGAAGCTGCAGCACCGCAGCGTGAACATCATTGAGGATAGGGACGCCAACGGAACGGCAACCTCGCTGAAAGCGGTAAAGAACGAGGCCGAAGTCGCCGGATTCCGCCATGCCATGGAGCTGGACGGCGTAGCCCTCGTCCGCTTCTACATGTGGCTGGAGGATAGCTTGGGGAAAGAGACCGTAACCGAGCTGAGCATCGCCGACAAGCAGCGGGAGCTGCGCGCCATGTCGGATGAGTTTATGGGCGAAAGCTTTGGCACCATTGCCGGCTACAGGTGCAACGGGGCACTCCCCCACTACTCGGCCACCGAAGCCTCCAACGCCGAGGTGAAGCGGGAGGGATTCCTGCTCATCGACTCGGGCGGGCAGTACAGAACGGGGACCACCGACATCACCCGAACCGTACACCTGAGTACGCCAACCCAACAGGAGAAGATTGACTACACGCTGGTGCTAAAGGGGCACATCGCGCTGGCCATGGCCGTGTTCCCTGCCGGAACCCGCGGGTCGCAGCTCGACATCCTGGCAAGAGGGCCGATGATGCAGCACTGCATTAACTACGGACATGGGACAGGACACGGAGTTGGGCACTTCCTTAACGTACACGAGGGGCCACAGAGCATCAGGATGCAGGAAAACCCCGTTACGATGAAGCCCGGAATGGTAACCTCGAACGAGCCCGCGCTCTACCGCCCAGGACTGTACGGCATCCGAACCGAAAACCTAACCCTTTGCGTACCCTACGTTACCAACGAGTTTGGAGCATTCGAGCGGTTCGAGACCATCAC
This window of the uncultured Acetobacteroides sp. genome carries:
- a CDS encoding aminopeptidase P family protein, with amino-acid sequence MKSIPQRLSDIRSLMAQHKLEAYIVPSNDPHFSEYVADRWKCREWLSGFTGSAGTLVVTTTSAALWTDSRYFIQAEAQLKGSGIELMRMGMPGVPSIEQYIKDMMELSSTIGVDGRLFSVSEFERLSDALAPNKLKAAADLVNPIWSDRPEIPKKKAFLLPENISGMSTTSKLQQLVKAAHIHKDDIMLLSALDEVAWLFNIRGADIDYNPLVLAYAAVYYDKAVLFVDVEKLSEDDQKVLTGSGVHIRPYEEFEAFVERIDITRNVIINPRKTNILVRQKLQHRSVNIIEDRDANGTATSLKAVKNEAEVAGFRHAMELDGVALVRFYMWLEDSLGKETVTELSIADKQRELRAMSDEFMGESFGTIAGYRCNGALPHYSATEASNAEVKREGFLLIDSGGQYRTGTTDITRTVHLSTPTQQEKIDYTLVLKGHIALAMAVFPAGTRGSQLDILARGPMMQHCINYGHGTGHGVGHFLNVHEGPQSIRMQENPVTMKPGMVTSNEPALYRPGLYGIRTENLTLCVPYVTNEFGAFERFETITLCPIDTKPIEKSMLTPDEVAWLNGYHQTVFEKLTPYLNENEKAWLKAKTAAI